Proteins from a genomic interval of Salmo salar chromosome ssa14, Ssal_v3.1, whole genome shotgun sequence:
- the LOC106568741 gene encoding UAP56-interacting factor-like isoform X8, with amino-acid sequence MLHLMTAAFCKGRRWRREAGRAGNRWHTDSRVGDRYAGTDFQRQGVSDDIIRLNKKEQQARRPGPGNRRPLQKGKGFVQGKPVGARAGGPTQRGGGVARRGLTRVGVGRGWKIPPPVGQSRGQGVITGLAARKTAAVQKGISPLNRPTVNQKSRPFNNQPRPFNNQPRPFNNQPQPFNNQPRPFNNQSWPFIQSAQFRQTQGQRWPYRQTDVQRGPNTTTQTRPVQLRGRPLPPAHQTQREARQATFLFHRGLKVHAQVQKPAPTSLPPTPVRSRQWRTSTNSSGILTVSIDNPTATMTQPEPPSAWSLHPSAPISPAPVKVEEEKKPVPPKGVPLQFDINSVGKQQTAMTLNERFRILKDQRIATAQTSKGSRFVTVG; translated from the exons gcagagcaggcaacagatggcacacagacagcagagttggggacagatatgcagggacagacttccagagacagggagtctcag ATGATATCATTCGTCTGAACAAGAAAGAGCAACAAGCACGGAGGCCAGGCCCAGGGAACCGCAGGCCATTACAGAAGGGAAAGGGCTTTGTACAAGGGAAACCAGTTGGAGCGAGAGCTGGAGGACCGACCCAAAGAG GAGGTGGTGTAGCAAGAAGGGGGCTAACGAGAGTGGGTGTTGGAAGAGGCTGGAAGATTCCCCCTCCAGTTGGTCAAAGCCGGGGTCAAGGGGTCATCACTGGACTGGCGGCCCGGAAGACGGCAGCCGTACAGAAAGGCATCAGTCCACTCAACCGACCGACTGTCAACCAG AAGTCACGGCCCTTCAACAACCAACCGCGGCCCTTCAACAACCAACCGCGGCCCTTCAACAACCAACCGCAGCCCTTCAACAACCAACCACGGCCCTTCAACAACCAATCATGGCCTTTTATCCAATCAGCCCAATTCAGACAGACGCAAGGCCAGAGGTGgccgtacagacagacagacgtacagAGAGGCCCCAACACGACGACACAAACAAGACCCGTTCAGCTGCGGGGACG GCCCCTGCCCCCTGCTCATCAAACCCAGAGAGAAGCCCGCCAGGCCACGTTTCTCTTCCACAGGGGCCTCAAG GTTCACGCCCAGGTGCAGAAGCCAGCTCCAACCTCTCTACCCCCTACTCCAGTTAGATCTCGCCA ATGGCGCACGTCAACAAACAGCAGTGGGATCCTGACCGTTTCCATCgacaaccccactgccaccatgacGCAGCCTGA GCCTCCCAGTGCTTGGTCCCTGCACCCCTCGGCACCCATCAGCCCGGCCCCAgtcaaggtggaggaggagaagaaaccAGTACCACCTAAAGGAGTCCCCCTGCAGTTTGACATCAACAGCGTGGGGAAACAG CAGACGGCGATGACTTTGAATGAGCGATTCCGCATCCTGAAAGACCAGCGCATCGCCACTGCGCAGACCAGCAAAGGCAGCCGATTCGTCACCGTGGGTTAA
- the LOC106568741 gene encoding UAP56-interacting factor-like isoform X4, with amino-acid sequence MLHLMTAAFCKGRRWRREAGRAGNRWHTDSRVGDRYAGTDFQRQGVSDFYSMSNVGFSAVRGSTSEGPDKVDMSLDDIIRLNKKEQQARRPGPGNRRPLQKGKGFVQGKPVGARAGGPTQRGGGVARRGLTRVGVGRGWKIPPPVGQSRGQGVITGLAARKTAAVQKGISPLNRPTVNQKSRPFNNQPRPFNNQPRPFNNQPQPFNNQPRPFNNQSWPFIQSAQFRQTQGQRWPYRQTDVQRGPNTTTQTRPVQLRGRPLPPAHQTQREARQATFLFHRGLKVHAQVQKPAPTSLPPTPVRSRQWRTSTNSSGILTVSIDNPTATMTQPEPPSAWSLHPSAPISPAPVKVEEEKKPVPPKGVPLQFDINSVGKQQTAMTLNERFRILKDQRIATAQTSKGSRFVTVG; translated from the exons gcagagcaggcaacagatggcacacagacagcagagttggggacagatatgcagggacagacttccagagacagggagtctcag ATTTTTACAGTATGAGTAACGTTGGTTTTTCGGCTGTACGGGGGAGCACTTCTGAGGGACCTGATAAGGTTGACATGTCTTTAG ATGATATCATTCGTCTGAACAAGAAAGAGCAACAAGCACGGAGGCCAGGCCCAGGGAACCGCAGGCCATTACAGAAGGGAAAGGGCTTTGTACAAGGGAAACCAGTTGGAGCGAGAGCTGGAGGACCGACCCAAAGAG GAGGTGGTGTAGCAAGAAGGGGGCTAACGAGAGTGGGTGTTGGAAGAGGCTGGAAGATTCCCCCTCCAGTTGGTCAAAGCCGGGGTCAAGGGGTCATCACTGGACTGGCGGCCCGGAAGACGGCAGCCGTACAGAAAGGCATCAGTCCACTCAACCGACCGACTGTCAACCAG AAGTCACGGCCCTTCAACAACCAACCGCGGCCCTTCAACAACCAACCGCGGCCCTTCAACAACCAACCGCAGCCCTTCAACAACCAACCACGGCCCTTCAACAACCAATCATGGCCTTTTATCCAATCAGCCCAATTCAGACAGACGCAAGGCCAGAGGTGgccgtacagacagacagacgtacagAGAGGCCCCAACACGACGACACAAACAAGACCCGTTCAGCTGCGGGGACG GCCCCTGCCCCCTGCTCATCAAACCCAGAGAGAAGCCCGCCAGGCCACGTTTCTCTTCCACAGGGGCCTCAAG GTTCACGCCCAGGTGCAGAAGCCAGCTCCAACCTCTCTACCCCCTACTCCAGTTAGATCTCGCCA ATGGCGCACGTCAACAAACAGCAGTGGGATCCTGACCGTTTCCATCgacaaccccactgccaccatgacGCAGCCTGA GCCTCCCAGTGCTTGGTCCCTGCACCCCTCGGCACCCATCAGCCCGGCCCCAgtcaaggtggaggaggagaagaaaccAGTACCACCTAAAGGAGTCCCCCTGCAGTTTGACATCAACAGCGTGGGGAAACAG CAGACGGCGATGACTTTGAATGAGCGATTCCGCATCCTGAAAGACCAGCGCATCGCCACTGCGCAGACCAGCAAAGGCAGCCGATTCGTCACCGTGGGTTAA
- the LOC106568741 gene encoding UAP56-interacting factor-like isoform X7 translates to MLHLMTAAFCKGRRWRREADFYSMSNVGFSAVRGSTSEGPDKVDMSLDDIIRLNKKEQQARRPGPGNRRPLQKGKGFVQGKPVGARAGGPTQRGGGVARRGLTRVGVGRGWKIPPPVGQSRGQGVITGLAARKTAAVQKGISPLNRPTVNQKSRPFNNQPRPFNNQPRPFNNQPQPFNNQPRPFNNQSWPFIQSAQFRQTQGQRWPYRQTDVQRGPNTTTQTRPVQLRGRPLPPAHQTQREARQATFLFHRGLKVHAQVQKPAPTSLPPTPVRSRQWRTSTNSSGILTVSIDNPTATMTQPEPPSAWSLHPSAPISPAPVKVEEEKKPVPPKGVPLQFDINSVGKQQTAMTLNERFRILKDQRIATAQTSKGSRFVTVG, encoded by the exons ATTTTTACAGTATGAGTAACGTTGGTTTTTCGGCTGTACGGGGGAGCACTTCTGAGGGACCTGATAAGGTTGACATGTCTTTAG ATGATATCATTCGTCTGAACAAGAAAGAGCAACAAGCACGGAGGCCAGGCCCAGGGAACCGCAGGCCATTACAGAAGGGAAAGGGCTTTGTACAAGGGAAACCAGTTGGAGCGAGAGCTGGAGGACCGACCCAAAGAG GAGGTGGTGTAGCAAGAAGGGGGCTAACGAGAGTGGGTGTTGGAAGAGGCTGGAAGATTCCCCCTCCAGTTGGTCAAAGCCGGGGTCAAGGGGTCATCACTGGACTGGCGGCCCGGAAGACGGCAGCCGTACAGAAAGGCATCAGTCCACTCAACCGACCGACTGTCAACCAG AAGTCACGGCCCTTCAACAACCAACCGCGGCCCTTCAACAACCAACCGCGGCCCTTCAACAACCAACCGCAGCCCTTCAACAACCAACCACGGCCCTTCAACAACCAATCATGGCCTTTTATCCAATCAGCCCAATTCAGACAGACGCAAGGCCAGAGGTGgccgtacagacagacagacgtacagAGAGGCCCCAACACGACGACACAAACAAGACCCGTTCAGCTGCGGGGACG GCCCCTGCCCCCTGCTCATCAAACCCAGAGAGAAGCCCGCCAGGCCACGTTTCTCTTCCACAGGGGCCTCAAG GTTCACGCCCAGGTGCAGAAGCCAGCTCCAACCTCTCTACCCCCTACTCCAGTTAGATCTCGCCA ATGGCGCACGTCAACAAACAGCAGTGGGATCCTGACCGTTTCCATCgacaaccccactgccaccatgacGCAGCCTGA GCCTCCCAGTGCTTGGTCCCTGCACCCCTCGGCACCCATCAGCCCGGCCCCAgtcaaggtggaggaggagaagaaaccAGTACCACCTAAAGGAGTCCCCCTGCAGTTTGACATCAACAGCGTGGGGAAACAG CAGACGGCGATGACTTTGAATGAGCGATTCCGCATCCTGAAAGACCAGCGCATCGCCACTGCGCAGACCAGCAAAGGCAGCCGATTCGTCACCGTGGGTTAA
- the LOC106568741 gene encoding UAP56-interacting factor-like isoform X10, protein MLHLMTAAFCKGRRWRREADDIIRLNKKEQQARRPGPGNRRPLQKGKGFVQGKPVGARAGGPTQRGGGVARRGLTRVGVGRGWKIPPPVGQSRGQGVITGLAARKTAAVQKGISPLNRPTVNQKSRPFNNQPRPFNNQPRPFNNQPQPFNNQPRPFNNQSWPFIQSAQFRQTQGQRWPYRQTDVQRGPNTTTQTRPVQLRGRPLPPAHQTQREARQATFLFHRGLKVHAQVQKPAPTSLPPTPVRSRQWRTSTNSSGILTVSIDNPTATMTQPEPPSAWSLHPSAPISPAPVKVEEEKKPVPPKGVPLQFDINSVGKQQTAMTLNERFRILKDQRIATAQTSKGSRFVTVG, encoded by the exons ATGATATCATTCGTCTGAACAAGAAAGAGCAACAAGCACGGAGGCCAGGCCCAGGGAACCGCAGGCCATTACAGAAGGGAAAGGGCTTTGTACAAGGGAAACCAGTTGGAGCGAGAGCTGGAGGACCGACCCAAAGAG GAGGTGGTGTAGCAAGAAGGGGGCTAACGAGAGTGGGTGTTGGAAGAGGCTGGAAGATTCCCCCTCCAGTTGGTCAAAGCCGGGGTCAAGGGGTCATCACTGGACTGGCGGCCCGGAAGACGGCAGCCGTACAGAAAGGCATCAGTCCACTCAACCGACCGACTGTCAACCAG AAGTCACGGCCCTTCAACAACCAACCGCGGCCCTTCAACAACCAACCGCGGCCCTTCAACAACCAACCGCAGCCCTTCAACAACCAACCACGGCCCTTCAACAACCAATCATGGCCTTTTATCCAATCAGCCCAATTCAGACAGACGCAAGGCCAGAGGTGgccgtacagacagacagacgtacagAGAGGCCCCAACACGACGACACAAACAAGACCCGTTCAGCTGCGGGGACG GCCCCTGCCCCCTGCTCATCAAACCCAGAGAGAAGCCCGCCAGGCCACGTTTCTCTTCCACAGGGGCCTCAAG GTTCACGCCCAGGTGCAGAAGCCAGCTCCAACCTCTCTACCCCCTACTCCAGTTAGATCTCGCCA ATGGCGCACGTCAACAAACAGCAGTGGGATCCTGACCGTTTCCATCgacaaccccactgccaccatgacGCAGCCTGA GCCTCCCAGTGCTTGGTCCCTGCACCCCTCGGCACCCATCAGCCCGGCCCCAgtcaaggtggaggaggagaagaaaccAGTACCACCTAAAGGAGTCCCCCTGCAGTTTGACATCAACAGCGTGGGGAAACAG CAGACGGCGATGACTTTGAATGAGCGATTCCGCATCCTGAAAGACCAGCGCATCGCCACTGCGCAGACCAGCAAAGGCAGCCGATTCGTCACCGTGGGTTAA
- the LOC106568741 gene encoding UAP56-interacting factor-like isoform X11: MKTGQDQCQIRVIHRHDIIRLNKKEQQARRPGPGNRRPLQKGKGFVQGKPVGARAGGPTQRGGGVARRGLTRVGVGRGWKIPPPVGQSRGQGVITGLAARKTAAVQKGISPLNRPTVNQKSRPFNNQPRPFNNQPRPFNNQPQPFNNQPRPFNNQSWPFIQSAQFRQTQGQRWPYRQTDVQRGPNTTTQTRPVQLRGRPLPPAHQTQREARQATFLFHRGLKVHAQVQKPAPTSLPPTPVRSRQWRTSTNSSGILTVSIDNPTATMTQPEPPSAWSLHPSAPISPAPVKVEEEKKPVPPKGVPLQFDINSVGKQQTAMTLNERFRILKDQRIATAQTSKGSRFVTVG; encoded by the exons ATGATATCATTCGTCTGAACAAGAAAGAGCAACAAGCACGGAGGCCAGGCCCAGGGAACCGCAGGCCATTACAGAAGGGAAAGGGCTTTGTACAAGGGAAACCAGTTGGAGCGAGAGCTGGAGGACCGACCCAAAGAG GAGGTGGTGTAGCAAGAAGGGGGCTAACGAGAGTGGGTGTTGGAAGAGGCTGGAAGATTCCCCCTCCAGTTGGTCAAAGCCGGGGTCAAGGGGTCATCACTGGACTGGCGGCCCGGAAGACGGCAGCCGTACAGAAAGGCATCAGTCCACTCAACCGACCGACTGTCAACCAG AAGTCACGGCCCTTCAACAACCAACCGCGGCCCTTCAACAACCAACCGCGGCCCTTCAACAACCAACCGCAGCCCTTCAACAACCAACCACGGCCCTTCAACAACCAATCATGGCCTTTTATCCAATCAGCCCAATTCAGACAGACGCAAGGCCAGAGGTGgccgtacagacagacagacgtacagAGAGGCCCCAACACGACGACACAAACAAGACCCGTTCAGCTGCGGGGACG GCCCCTGCCCCCTGCTCATCAAACCCAGAGAGAAGCCCGCCAGGCCACGTTTCTCTTCCACAGGGGCCTCAAG GTTCACGCCCAGGTGCAGAAGCCAGCTCCAACCTCTCTACCCCCTACTCCAGTTAGATCTCGCCA ATGGCGCACGTCAACAAACAGCAGTGGGATCCTGACCGTTTCCATCgacaaccccactgccaccatgacGCAGCCTGA GCCTCCCAGTGCTTGGTCCCTGCACCCCTCGGCACCCATCAGCCCGGCCCCAgtcaaggtggaggaggagaagaaaccAGTACCACCTAAAGGAGTCCCCCTGCAGTTTGACATCAACAGCGTGGGGAAACAG CAGACGGCGATGACTTTGAATGAGCGATTCCGCATCCTGAAAGACCAGCGCATCGCCACTGCGCAGACCAGCAAAGGCAGCCGATTCGTCACCGTGGGTTAA